In Malaclemys terrapin pileata isolate rMalTer1 chromosome 14, rMalTer1.hap1, whole genome shotgun sequence, the genomic stretch GTGCAAATCTCAATCAACtcttattttgtttaaataaaagttttcatCCCCATCCCAGCAGTACCAAGTATACTATGGTGTCGTCGCACCAGGCCACACTTAGAAGGGGCCGGGGCCCATAACAActacatgggggcccacaaatatattTGGCACCAGGctcacaaaaggttaatccggccctggttgTCAAAAATACTTTATACAGGTGCCTGTGTTCCCCATGGGAAACTGGGGCACAAGGCATATTGGATGTGCCCAGGGTCAcataagtcagtggcaaagccaaggATAGAGCCCAGAACTCTGCGTTTGGTCCTGTGCTCCCCCTTCATGCGTCACCTAGTGTGGGGCTTGGGAGTGCTCTCGAGGGACAGTTGCTCGGGGTGGGAGGAAGAGCCCAGAAGTTTGAGGCTAATTGAAAACCCTCCTTTTCTGGTCTGTGCTTCCCCCTGGGACTGTGTTGGATGGAGCTAGCTCCGAGAGCGAAGGGGTACTACCTCCGCTCAGACCCCATGGGACCATCTTCCCACCAGGCGTTCCTGCCCTTGCTGAAGAAGGCTGCCCAGGGAAGTAGCCAGAAAGGGCTGAGCTGCAGCAAGGCAGCCATTGTCAACATCTCCTCTGTTCTGGGATCCATCGAGAGAGTCCCTGAGACGTTCTTCAAGCCAGTCATCTCCTACCGCTGCAGCAAGGTACGGCCCTGAGCCTGGATCCCAGGGGCAGTGGTATCCCCTGCTCATGTACGCTGCTATTCCAGCTGGGCAGTGTCCAAAGGCAGGACCTTGCAGGATGTAGCTGTGGGGCTCTTGGTTTTTACGTGCTGTGCCTTTAACATGCTCAGAGCTCTGGGTATGGCCTGACTGCAGCACTAAGCAGGCGTTTTGGCCTTAGCGTCGCTACTGCCTGTCACAGGAGCCGCACACGCAATGCTCTCTCCTGAGACcgtgcagctgctcctgggtgtGGAGGAACACAGCCAGTGCGAGTGCATGGTAATGCCCTCGGCTCACGAGCCCTTCCCCTGCAGGCTGCTCTCAACATGCTGACCCGGTGCCAGGCGCTGAGCTATGCAGAGGACGGGATTCTGTGCGCTGCAGTTCACCCCGGCTGGGTGCAGACAGACATGGGCACCCAAGAGGTGGGTGTTGGGTCCCTGGGAGCAGCAATTGcggcatgggggaggggctggggttcgGGAACCTCCCAGCGTAGAGCAGCTGTCTGCAGCAGTACATGAACTGATCCCTGCCTCCGGTGATGCCTGGGCCTTTGAAGTAAGCCTGTGCAGGTCACGACTTCCAACCTCATGTCCAGCCTTCCAGCTTATCCACTACACACTACCCACCATGGCCCAGAGCTGCAAGCCAGAACCACGTGTGCCTGATCTGCCCGCAGagccgctgtgtgtgtgtgtgtgtgcgcggtaCCTATACGTGTAACTGACCAGTCACCTGCGTGCACACCTGCCAACTGTGCACACGCTCGTGGCTCTGCCGCTGGACCATAGGAGCACGTACAGATAAACTCCCACGTCTGCGAGCGTGGGCGTATGCACGTGTAGGAAGCGTGCCCAGGCCTGACTGTATGGGGTGACATGGCCCCAGAGAACCAAGTCCAgcttccataggtgctggaacttcGGATGCTGGGGGGCTGCCagaccccctggcttgaagtggtttccatcatatgcagggatTACGGTTTGGTTCAGTGGCTTAGCCCCCCCACTGTACACTTTGTTCCAGCCCCCGGTCAGCCTGTTGACTTCTGAATTTCCTGGACTGTTGCAGGCCGACCTGCCCGTGGACGAAAGCGTGCGGGGGATTCTCACTGTGCTTCCTACCCTCTCCGAGAAACACAGCGGGAGCTtctggagctgggcaggggagacTATTCCCTGGTGAGAGAGCAGCACGGTACGTGGGCTGAGAGCAGAGGTGCTGGGTGCCAGAAGTCCTGCGGCCCGAGAGGGGGGGCCATGACCTCAGGCGGTTCCCGGCTGCACATGCTCCATGGAATCTGTTTAGGTGTTTGCAGAGCTGAGGTCACGGAGTAGAAATCCCTTGTTTGTAAAGGCACCGGTGGATCCGCAGACGGGCCCATGAGCTCCCTGTAGCTGAGTCACTAATAAATACCCTGAGACACAGACAGTGCCAgtcctctctcttctcccagcaAGCCCCAGGCTCCCCTGCAGATGGGGTGTTTGCCCTGGCCCCTCTCTGCCTGCTCTCCCAGGACTCCAGAGCCCAATTCACATCACTTGTGCCTGTCTGTGTGTGCACTTACCACTTGGCCAAACAGGGGAGCTGCACACGTGCGTGATTGGTCAGGTACGCAGCTGCTCAGGAACCTGGTGGCTGGAGAGTGCTGGCTGGGGGCTGGCAGAGGTGGAGGCGCATTTCTCTGCCACAACCATCTAGGGTTAAAACTtgccttttctctccccctctgatGTGGACCCAAAGAGCCTGTCCTCTGATGCGGCTGGGCTGCCCTGAGCTAGAGCCAACACACGGCTAGGATTGGCCGGGCTCAGAGCCCGAGGGGCAGCCTACAACTCTCAGTCCAATggcagtggtggggggcagcTAAGTTGACTGTAAGCCACCTGTGCGCCCcctgatcctgggctgctctggggctggagaggCCCCTGGTGGGAGTTAGACAACCTCTGGGTGCTGAGTTCCAGCAGCCTCTGTGGGCTGCTCCATAGGTTACGTTGCTGGATCCCCTCCCCAGCACTCCCAtctccccaccagccctgcctgccgccTGGCCTTTTTGCAAGAGAGTCCATGGAGGAACTGCTGTGGATATAGGGTCCTTAGAGGGGCTAACATGAGACTCCCAAAATAACCACGCCCCTGCCATCCGACCTAGAGCTGTTGCTTTTTCCACACAGGCACTTGCTGCCATGTGGGACTAGAGTTTGGGCCCATGACCTCTCTGGGACGGAGAAGGGGCAGGCTCCCGCATGCTGGCTCTGAGGGGCAGCATGCCGCCGAGTGTGAAAAATGCATTTGGAGCCCCAGCCGGCCCTGCAAAAAGCGTCGTTTTCCAAGCTTGGGTTTGTTGCAGCAGACAGATTCTGTGCATTGGGGTTATGACAAATGCCAGGTGAAGCACGGGAGACCTCAGTGGATGTTCCAGGGAGATGGCTGGAAACATGGGCTGGCCTGAATCGCTGGCCCAGCTGGCCAGGGATTTTGTTACAGAGGCAAGTGAGAGCCAGGTTGTGGCAAGCGTGGAGCTCAGCCTGGAAACCTTGCTGCCCCagctggccccaatcctgcaaaaatctAGTGGGGGTGGCGCACGTAATTCCCCAAAGAACCTGTGAAAATCCCCGGCTAAGGCCTCTccgcccctgctctgccgcaGGAGGTGCCTGAGGCGAGGGCAGGACTgactcctgcccccggcccctgcaCCCGGGACAGGGCCAGTCCAGCTGCTGTTgaagatgggggcgggggaacgGCTTGTGCCAGGGAGGTGCGAGGCCTGCGTGCAGCAATGTCCTGAGCACTGAGCCGGCAGGGGGCGGGGTTCATCCTTCATTGCTCTGAAGTGCATGGCATGGCCAGCTGCTGCCTGCTAACACCCTGGAAAGGAAATGGCTTCCTCGGGTTTTGGCCAGCCACAGGGAACTGATGCTGGAGCTGAGCTCCCTTGCTTGCTTCCTGCCCCCGCTGTGAGAGGATTTAACCCTGCAATGGCTGAATTAAAAGGGACAAGGAGCTTGTGGCAAACCAGGAATAACTTGCCTCAGTTAGACTAAGCAGCCAGGCCTTGGTCAAGCCCCGAGGACTCGGCTCACTCCTCTGCTGCGAGCGTCTGGATTAGAGAAGGCTGCGAGTCTCCTTTATAGCCCACAAGGGAGTGCTGCAAGGTCAATGCTGCAGGGCAGCCTAGCGGAcagagcactgcactgggactcagggaGCTTGGCTCTGACCTGGGCAAGTCgttttccctgctctgtgcccagttt encodes the following:
- the LOC128849040 gene encoding C-factor-like, whose translation is MAGLNVRSVLVTGSNRGIGLELVKQLLGKSNPPQWVFATCRDPEGARGQELRNLVSKHPNLVMVKLDAVNPASIEEATRRVEEQLDGSGLNLVINNAGIFSEVSLATVDSEEMLGAYRTNVVGPMLVGQAFLPLLKKAAQGSSQKGLSCSKAAIVNISSVLGSIERVPETFFKPVISYRCSKAALNMLTRCQALSYAEDGILCAAVHPGWVQTDMGTQEADLPVDESVRGILTVLPTLSEKHSGSFWSWAGETIPW